A single region of the Raphanus sativus cultivar WK10039 chromosome 1, ASM80110v3, whole genome shotgun sequence genome encodes:
- the LOC108857429 gene encoding RING-H2 finger protein ATL75: protein MSANELPSSGQSFQEQASNGLVSRKLLLHNPFDHNTQKAFGVAPSPLITHENNLSGNVLMLLSVLICGIICCLGLHYIIRCAFRRTSSFMISEPISSLPTTHGSSNKGIKKKALKMFPVVTYSPEMNLPGIGEECVICLSDFVSGEKLRLLPKCNHGFHVRCIDKWLQQHLTCPSCRHCLVETCQKILGESSQSDQVTATPTDSIIVRIAPLEPEGRVNTLRESS from the coding sequence ATGTCTGCAAACGAATTACCTTCTTCGGGTCAATCCTTCCAAGAACAAGCCAGTAACGGTCTTGTCTCTAGAAAGCTGCTTTTGCACAACCCATTTGACCACAACACTCAAAAAGCCTTCGGGGTCGCACCATCTCCTCTAATAACCCATGAGAACAACCTCAGTGGGAATGTCTTGATGCTTCTCTCAGTCCTCATCTGTGGAATCATCTGCTGTCTCGGTTTACATTACATCATTCGTTGTGCATTCAGACGTACTTCAAGTTTCATGATCTCTGAGCCTATCTCCAGTCTTCCAACAACACACGGGTCATCAAACAAAGGAATCAAGAAGAAAGCTCTTAAGATGTTCCCGGTCGTGACTTACTCACCTGAGATGAACCTGCCGGGGATCGGTGAAGAATGCGTCATCTGTTTGTCAGATTTTGTTTCTGGTGAAAAGCTCAGGCTGCTCCCTAAGTGCAACCACGGGTTCCATGTTCGTTGCATTGACAAGTGGCTTCAACAACATTTGACTTGTCCAAGCTGCAGACACTGTCTTGTTGAGACATGCCAAAAGATCTTAGGTGAATCCAGTCAATCTGATCAAGTGACAGCAACACCAACAGACAGCATAATTGTCAGGATAGCTCCTCTAGAGCCTGAAGGAAGAGTAAACACTTTAAGAGAAAGCAGCTAA